A single region of the Branchiostoma lanceolatum isolate klBraLanc5 chromosome 1, klBraLanc5.hap2, whole genome shotgun sequence genome encodes:
- the LOC136434730 gene encoding uncharacterized protein: MKNCSTPGCPERRLRRSNWCIECHCERVNTDQGYQDVEGRGNQATGGIGHDGESTGQSYKNAYNSTHQMLPDDADDISSTAVYESDCGSISDASISSAIFVPSSSQSTQAKPPSPTSITAHPQPSDNLLQDQSPHPSGDPVEPPAQHSEVIGPLVSHQTTDDMVARQQDDTQPALADDTLPSVPPSSARTAGEGTEDNPTQEEEGRDGPDPPGRSNSPTPPPETPNPPPETPTPNPPPETPTPNPPPETPTPNPPSKRQACLNPMCDQLGIAEYNNFCPICYSRLLPNGQTPREHHYPPPPFYSTRPPFYSTPPPFYSTCPPFLREPPPFYSTPPRFPGSQHSTEALQNAPAHSTPPRNDSRNSSAYQNSQITIHNHGCNFIMQ; encoded by the exons ATGAAGAATTGTTCAACACCTGGCTGTCCTGAGAGGAGACTGCGAAGGTCAAACTGGTGTATTGAATGTCATTGTGAGAGGGTCAACACTGACCAGGGTTATCAGGATGTAGAGGGCAGGGGTAATCAGGCTACAGGGGGCATAGGTCATGATGGAGAGAGCACTGGTCAGTCATATAAGAATGCATACAACAGTACACATCAGATGCTTCCTGATGATGCTGATGACATCAGTTCCACTGCAGTGTACGAGTCTGACTGCGGCAGCATCTCGGATGCCTCCATAAGCAGCGCCATATTTGTACCATCAAGTTCACAGTCAACTCAAGCCAAGCCTCCTTCACCTACATCCATAACAGCTCATCCTCAACCATCTGAtaaccttcttcaggatcagtCTCCTCATCCATCAGGAGATCCTGTCGAACCGCCAGCGCAGCACTCTGAGGTGATCGGCCCTCTAGTAAGCCATCAAACAACAGACGACATGGTTGCCAGGCAACAGGACGACACCCAGCCAGCACTGGCAGATGACACTTTGCCATCGGTCCCCCCAAGTTCGGCCAG AACTGCCGGGGAGGGAACTGAGGACAATCCGACACAAGAGGAAGAAGGAAGGGATGGACCAGATCCACCTGGACGATCAAATTCCCCAACCCCCCCACCCGAAACCCCTAACCCCCCACCCGAAACACCAACCCCTAACCCCCCACCCGAAACACCAACCCCTAACCCCCCACCTGAAACACCAACCCCTAACCCCCCTTCCAAGCGCCAAGCGTGCCTGAACCCCATGTGTGACCAGTTGGGTATTGCTGAATATAACAACTTCTGTCCAATCTGCTACAGCAGGCTGCTGCCAAATGGACAAACTC CACGGGAGCATCACTACCCGCCCCCTCCATTCTACAGCACACGCCCTCCATTCTACAGCACACCCCCTCCGTTCTACAGCACATGCCCTCCATTCTTGAGGGAACCCCCTCCATTCTACAGCACACCCCCTCGATTCCCAGGAAGTCAGCACAGTACAGAAGCTCTCCAGAATGCCCCTGCTCACTCTACACCACCAAGGAACGACTCGCGAAATAGTTCCGCTTACCAGAATAGTCAGATCACCATCCACAACCATGGGTGTAATTTCATTATGCAGTAG
- the LOC136434748 gene encoding polycomb protein eed-B-like isoform X1 — translation MEDTESPATKKPKLSEQSEGKSDVLEDESVKNDSDWEESCSTTSTPTVDDNISRSDTPTNVFRKGRGKNRKTKKAKLAYKCTNYVKEDHGQPLFGVQICPFYYKESQAIIFATVGSNRVTIYECQKEGKIKLLQSYCDANMEENFYTCAWTYDEVTRQPMIAVAGLRGVIRIISPVSMQCIKFLTYTYCLQHVKHYTGHGHSVNELKFHPSKPSIMLSVSKDHSLRLWNIQTDTLVAIFGGVEGHRDEVLSADFNAEGSRIVSCGMDHSLKIWNLNKEEIHKAIQDSYLYNASKNDRPFKTTKIHYPEFSTRDIHRNYVDCARWLGDLVLSKSCENCIVCWKPGTIFNRLEDITPSITNVTVLHKFQYHQCDIWYMRFSIDYWQKVLALGNQVGRLFVWDLGVEDPVKARLSTLTHPKCTSAIRQTSMTRDGNLLISVCDDGTLWRWDRTK, via the exons ATGGAGGACACAGAATCTCCCGCCACGAAAAAGCCGAAACTCTCCGAGCAAAGCGAGGGAAAGAGCGACGTTTTAGAGGACGAAAGCGTAAAGAATGATAGC gACTGGGAGGAGTCATGCAGCACCACCAGCACCCCTACAGTGGATGACAACATCTCCCGCTCAGACACGCCCACCAACGTCTTCAGGAAGGGCAGGGGCAAGAACAGGAAGACCAAGAAAGCCAAACTGGCCTACAAGTGCACCAACTATGTCAAG GAGGACCATGGCCAGCCCCTGTTTGGTGTGCAGATTTGTCCCTTCTACTACAAGGAGAGTCAGGCCATCATATTCGCCACAGTGGGGAGCAACAGG GTGACCATCTACGAGTGCCAGAAAGAGGGAAAGATCAAACTTCTGCAGTCCTACTGCGATGCTAAT ATGGAGGAGAATTTCTACACCTGTGCGTGGACGTACGACGAAGTGACGCGGCAGCCGATGATCGCTGTCGCAGGGCTCAGGGGGGTCATCCGGATCATCAGCCCTGTCAGCATGCAGTGCATAAAG TTCCTGACATATACCTACTGCCTTCAGCATGTCAAG CACTACACTGGGCATGGCCACTCTGTAAATGAGCTGAAGTTTCATCCGTCAAAGCCCAGCATCATGCTCTCTGTTAGCAAAG ACCATTCCCTGAGGTTGTGGAATATCCAGACAGACACCCTTGTTGCCATATTTGGAGGTGTGGAAGGCCACAGAGATGAGGTTCTCAGTGCT GACTTTAATGCAGAGGGTTCACGAATTGTGTCTTGTGGAATGGACCACTCCTTAAAGATCTGGAACCTGAACAAGGAAGAGATCCACAAAGCCATCCAGGACTCTTACCTGTACAATGCCTCTAAAAATGACAG GCCATTTAAGACAACAAAAATCCACTACCCAGAGTTCTCCACTCGAGACATTCACCGCAACTATGTTGACTGTGCCAGATGGCTTGGGGACCTGGTTTTGTCTAAG TCGTGTGAGAACTGCATCGTGTGCTGGAAACCGGGCACAATCTTCAACCGCCTAGAAGACATCACCCCCTCCATCACCAATGTGACAGTCCTGCACAAGTTCCAGTACCACCAGTGTGACATCTGGTACATGCGCTTCAGCATAGACTACTGGCAGAAG GTGTTAGCCCTGGGTAACCAGGTGGGAAGGCTGTTTGTGTGGGACCTGGGAGTGGAAGACCCAGTGAAGGCCAG GTTAAGCACTTTGACCCACCCGAAGTGCACGTCAGCGATCCGTCAGACCAGTATGACCCGGGACGGAAACCTGCTTATCAGTGTGTGCGACGATGGAACCTTATGGAGATGGGACAGAACAAAATGA
- the LOC136434748 gene encoding polycomb protein EED-like isoform X2: protein MEDTESPATKKPKLSEQSEGKSDVLEDESVKNDSDWEESCSTTSTPTVDDNISRSDTPTNVFRKGRGKNRKTKKAKLAYKCTNYVKEDHGQPLFGVQICPFYYKESQAIIFATVGSNRVTIYECQKEGKIKLLQSYCDANMEENFYTCAWTYDEVTRQPMIAVAGLRGVIRIISPVSMQCIKHYTGHGHSVNELKFHPSKPSIMLSVSKDHSLRLWNIQTDTLVAIFGGVEGHRDEVLSADFNAEGSRIVSCGMDHSLKIWNLNKEEIHKAIQDSYLYNASKNDRPFKTTKIHYPEFSTRDIHRNYVDCARWLGDLVLSKSCENCIVCWKPGTIFNRLEDITPSITNVTVLHKFQYHQCDIWYMRFSIDYWQKVLALGNQVGRLFVWDLGVEDPVKARLSTLTHPKCTSAIRQTSMTRDGNLLISVCDDGTLWRWDRTK from the exons ATGGAGGACACAGAATCTCCCGCCACGAAAAAGCCGAAACTCTCCGAGCAAAGCGAGGGAAAGAGCGACGTTTTAGAGGACGAAAGCGTAAAGAATGATAGC gACTGGGAGGAGTCATGCAGCACCACCAGCACCCCTACAGTGGATGACAACATCTCCCGCTCAGACACGCCCACCAACGTCTTCAGGAAGGGCAGGGGCAAGAACAGGAAGACCAAGAAAGCCAAACTGGCCTACAAGTGCACCAACTATGTCAAG GAGGACCATGGCCAGCCCCTGTTTGGTGTGCAGATTTGTCCCTTCTACTACAAGGAGAGTCAGGCCATCATATTCGCCACAGTGGGGAGCAACAGG GTGACCATCTACGAGTGCCAGAAAGAGGGAAAGATCAAACTTCTGCAGTCCTACTGCGATGCTAAT ATGGAGGAGAATTTCTACACCTGTGCGTGGACGTACGACGAAGTGACGCGGCAGCCGATGATCGCTGTCGCAGGGCTCAGGGGGGTCATCCGGATCATCAGCCCTGTCAGCATGCAGTGCATAAAG CACTACACTGGGCATGGCCACTCTGTAAATGAGCTGAAGTTTCATCCGTCAAAGCCCAGCATCATGCTCTCTGTTAGCAAAG ACCATTCCCTGAGGTTGTGGAATATCCAGACAGACACCCTTGTTGCCATATTTGGAGGTGTGGAAGGCCACAGAGATGAGGTTCTCAGTGCT GACTTTAATGCAGAGGGTTCACGAATTGTGTCTTGTGGAATGGACCACTCCTTAAAGATCTGGAACCTGAACAAGGAAGAGATCCACAAAGCCATCCAGGACTCTTACCTGTACAATGCCTCTAAAAATGACAG GCCATTTAAGACAACAAAAATCCACTACCCAGAGTTCTCCACTCGAGACATTCACCGCAACTATGTTGACTGTGCCAGATGGCTTGGGGACCTGGTTTTGTCTAAG TCGTGTGAGAACTGCATCGTGTGCTGGAAACCGGGCACAATCTTCAACCGCCTAGAAGACATCACCCCCTCCATCACCAATGTGACAGTCCTGCACAAGTTCCAGTACCACCAGTGTGACATCTGGTACATGCGCTTCAGCATAGACTACTGGCAGAAG GTGTTAGCCCTGGGTAACCAGGTGGGAAGGCTGTTTGTGTGGGACCTGGGAGTGGAAGACCCAGTGAAGGCCAG GTTAAGCACTTTGACCCACCCGAAGTGCACGTCAGCGATCCGTCAGACCAGTATGACCCGGGACGGAAACCTGCTTATCAGTGTGTGCGACGATGGAACCTTATGGAGATGGGACAGAACAAAATGA
- the LOC136434799 gene encoding cGMP-dependent protein kinase 2-like — protein MRPQSIMGGGASTQTGSSGTNNRNRNQNSDLTEQIYQLISRCLYSLPLPQGSGSQAVNDALIERVTKYFTKVEFEDAEILKRGEPAKGIFVVIEGLVEVVSDEDNKIVLASVSEGDFFGEVSTLFNVPSSATVRSPGRTTLAALKAEDARKLLPSTQTNLLDWYIQRKYFDTNAAVDKIKLSRKKGLAALKQVPMLQGWSDDSLKSLILSLETDIIILYPSRAAILFKDDPSEEVFILVKGKVDVLDGKARLATLQAGKSPICLGEEGLMISGSRKTTLRAQTPCQVMIIKRWNFQRTSNEFIDDAGRAWEETQDRWKQQIAQRDRNLYNKFGAFLQIEILMKKFRQSALFSDCPVGLIYLVAMASTGEEHATGKPILTEDEYEVKMLFLILRGSAHMISDDGTVDSFQKGDAFWNLAWYPRKAWVRAKEQTIIVKFSESSVRAALGEYPDAKLNIPQRSAHDGTANNGRASNNGRASNNGRASRPQSRPQNRPRSRPQRGSEAGTS, from the exons ATGAGGCCCCAGAGTATTATGGGAGGTGGCGCGTCTACCCAGACCGGTTCCTCCGGTACAAATAACCGGAATCGGAACCAGAACTCAGACCTGACAGAACAGATCTACCAGCTGATCAGCCGGTGTCTGTACAGTCTACCCCTTCCACAAGGCTCAG gATCACAAGCAGTAAATGATGCACTCATTGAAAGAGTCACAAAGTACTTCACCAAAGTAGAGTTTGAAGATGCTGAGATTTTGAAAAGAG GAGAGCCAGCCAAAGGGATCTTTGTGGTGATCGAAGGTCTGGTGGAGGTGGTGTCAGACGAGGATAACAAAATCGTCTTGGCGAGTGTCTCCGAGGGAGATTTCTTTGGCGAGGTTTCGACGCTGTTCAACGTCCCAAGTTCAGCAACAGTCAGGAGTCCAGGCAG GACGACCCTGGCAGCCCTTAAAGCTGAAGATGCCAGGAAACTCCTGCCGTCCACCCAGACCAACCTGCTGGACTGGTACATCCAGCGCAAGTACTTCGACACCAACGCGGCTGTCGACAAGATCAAACTGTCAAGGAAAAAAGGACTGGCAGCACTCAAACAG GTTCCCATGTTGCAAGGATGGAGTGACGACTCCCTGAAATCATTGATCTTGAGTTTAGAAACAG ATATCATTATCCTGTACCCATCTCGAGCTGCCATCCTCTTCAAAGATGACCCGTCTGAAGAAGTCTTCATTCTTGTTAAGGGCAA GGTGGATGTGCTGGATGGGAAAGCCCGGCTGGCGACTCTGCAGGCAGGGAAATCTCCCATCTGTCTGGGGGAGGAAg GGCTGATGATCAGTGGCAGTAGAAAAACGACCCTCCGAGCCCAGACCCCCTGCCAGGTCATGATCATCAAACGATGGAACTTCCAGCGCACCTCAAACGAG TTTATCGACGACGCGGGTCGTGCGTGGGAGGAGACCCAGGACCGATGGAAGCAGCAGATAGCACAGCGGGATCGGAACCTGTACAACAAGTTTGGGGCCTTCCTACAGATAGAG ATTCTTATGAAGAAATTTCGGCAG TCAGCACTGTTCAGTGATTGCCCTGTCGGACTTATCTACCTGGTTGCCATGGCGTCCACGGGGGAGGAACACGCCACAGGAAAGCCCATCCTTACGGAAGATGAGTACG AAGTTAAGATGCTGTTCTTGATCTTGAGAGGTTCGGCCCACATGATCAGTGATGATGGCACAGTGGACTCCTTTCAGAAAGGAGATGCCTTCT GGAATCTGGCGTGGTATCCAAGGAAGGCGTGGGTCCGTGCTAAGGAACAGACCATCATAGTCAAGTTCTCTGAGTCTTCTGTTCGAGCGGCTCTCGGGGAGTATCCGGACGCGAAGCTGAACATTCCACAGAGGTCTGCGCACGACGGAACAGCAAACAACGGCAGAGCATCAAACAATGGGAGAGCGTCAAACAACGGGAGGGCATCACGGCCACAGAGCCGACCACAGAACAGACCGCGTAGCAGACCACAGAGAGGGTCAGAGGCGGGAACCTCCTAG